One Saccharopolyspora erythraea NRRL 2338 genomic region harbors:
- a CDS encoding NADH-quinone oxidoreductase subunit C, which translates to MTENQTTPDPGEPGSSADRPGGLVPTGDSAEFVAGRSRKGMFGVRGTGDTSGYGGLRLPAYVPAPAERPYGGWFDEVADGLFLALRERGVPAESVLQVTVDRGEITFYVDRDHLLEICRSLRDDPALRFEMCASVSGVDYGPEVPQRLHSVYHLLSMTYRRRIRLEVALDVDDPHVPSVVEVYPTADYQERETYDMFGIVYDGHPALTRILMPDDWDGHPQRKDYPLGGIPVEYKGAEIPPPDQRRAYS; encoded by the coding sequence TTGACCGAGAACCAGACCACGCCGGACCCCGGCGAACCCGGCTCCAGCGCCGACCGACCCGGTGGCCTCGTGCCGACCGGCGACAGCGCGGAGTTCGTCGCCGGCCGCTCCCGCAAGGGCATGTTCGGAGTGCGCGGCACCGGTGACACCTCCGGCTACGGCGGCCTGCGGCTGCCGGCCTACGTCCCGGCACCCGCCGAGCGCCCCTACGGCGGGTGGTTCGACGAGGTGGCCGACGGCCTCTTCCTCGCTCTGCGCGAGCGCGGCGTCCCCGCCGAGTCGGTGCTGCAGGTGACCGTCGACCGCGGCGAGATCACCTTCTACGTCGACCGCGACCACCTGCTGGAGATCTGCCGCAGCCTGCGCGACGACCCCGCGCTGCGCTTCGAGATGTGCGCGTCGGTGTCCGGTGTGGACTACGGGCCGGAGGTCCCGCAGCGGCTGCACTCGGTGTACCACCTGCTGTCGATGACCTACCGGCGGCGCATCCGGCTGGAGGTCGCGCTGGACGTCGACGACCCGCACGTGCCGTCGGTGGTCGAGGTCTACCCGACCGCCGACTACCAGGAGCGGGAGACCTACGACATGTTCGGCATCGTTTACGACGGGCACCCCGCGCTCACCCGCATCCTGATGCCCGACGACTGGGACGGCCACCCGCAGCGCAAGGACTACCCGCTCGGCGGGATCCCCGTGGAGT
- a CDS encoding NuoB/complex I 20 kDa subunit family protein, protein MGLEEKLPNGILLANVEKLVNWTRKTSVWPAAFGLACCAIEMMTVGGSRYDIARFGMERFSATPRQADLMVVAGRVTNKMAPVLRQVYDQMPEPRWVIAMGVCASSGGMFNNYAVVQGVDHVVPVDMYLPGCPPRPEMLLDAILKLHAKIMDEPINAKRAALRLESGARTELVPSSERYAPKNRSQRKLAERQQAAQRREMGAEKPLGALEERAELNAGR, encoded by the coding sequence ATGGGGCTGGAAGAGAAGCTGCCCAACGGCATCCTGTTGGCCAACGTGGAGAAACTCGTCAACTGGACGCGGAAGACATCCGTGTGGCCTGCGGCCTTCGGGTTGGCGTGCTGCGCGATCGAGATGATGACCGTCGGCGGATCCCGCTACGACATCGCCCGGTTCGGCATGGAGCGGTTCTCCGCCACGCCCCGGCAGGCCGACCTGATGGTCGTCGCCGGCCGGGTGACCAACAAGATGGCCCCCGTCCTGCGGCAGGTCTACGACCAGATGCCCGAACCCCGCTGGGTGATCGCGATGGGCGTGTGCGCCTCCAGCGGCGGGATGTTCAACAACTACGCCGTCGTGCAGGGCGTCGACCACGTCGTGCCGGTCGACATGTACCTGCCGGGCTGCCCACCGCGCCCGGAGATGCTGCTCGACGCGATCCTCAAGCTGCACGCCAAGATCATGGACGAGCCGATCAACGCCAAGCGGGCCGCGCTGCGACTGGAGAGCGGCGCCCGCACCGAGCTGGTCCCGTCCTCCGAGCGCTACGCGCCCAAGAACCGCTCGCAGCGAAAGCTCGCCGAGCGCCAGCAGGCGGCGCAACGACGTGAGATGGGCGCCGAGAAGCCGTTGGGCGCTCTCGAAGAGCGCGCAGAGCTCAACGCGGGCAGGTGA
- a CDS encoding NADH-quinone oxidoreductase subunit A — MLNQYGLDAYVPLVLMFALALGFAVFSVAIAPLVGPRRYNRAKLDAYECGIEPSPQPVVGGGRMPVAYYLTAMLFILFDIEMVFLYPFAVSADSLGLFGVVEIVLFIATVGFAYVYVWRRGGLDWN, encoded by the coding sequence GTGCTCAACCAGTACGGGCTCGATGCCTACGTCCCGCTGGTGCTGATGTTCGCGTTGGCACTGGGGTTCGCGGTGTTCTCCGTGGCGATCGCTCCGCTGGTGGGCCCCCGCCGGTACAACCGCGCCAAGCTCGACGCCTACGAGTGCGGCATCGAGCCGTCACCGCAGCCCGTCGTCGGCGGCGGCCGGATGCCGGTCGCCTACTACCTCACGGCGATGTTGTTCATCCTGTTCGACATCGAAATGGTCTTCCTCTATCCGTTCGCGGTCTCCGCGGACTCCCTCGGCCTGTTCGGCGTGGTCGAGATCGTGTTGTTCATCGCCACCGTCGGGTTCGCCTACGTATACGTGTGGCGGCGCGGCGGCCTGGACTGGAACTAG
- a CDS encoding geranylgeranyl reductase family protein — MTSATSRRGPNEDADVIVVGAGPAGSTAATYLARAGLDVLLLEKSTFPREKVCGDGITPRGVKQLVDLGVDTREEAGWLHNRGLRVVGGGVTVELDWPSLADFPPYGVVRPRNDFDDLLAGCAKQAGARMVENTTVTGAVTDDRTGRVVGVEGKSGPEREPVTYRAPLVLGCDGVSARLALSVGIQKREDRPMGVAVRRYYDSPRTKDDFLESHLELWDRSNPAEPTLLPGYGWIFGMGDGTVNVGLGILSTSKAYGNTDYRQLLRSWLDGTPEEWGFREENATGRIGGAALPMGFNRVPHYRDGLLLVGDAGGMVNPFNGEGIAYAMESARLAAECVVHAMARPAGHSREQALGRYPRVVSQSMGGYFRMGHIFTKLIGNPTVMRMATKHGLPRTTLMRFVLKLLANLYDAKDGDAMDRVISATTRLTPSA, encoded by the coding sequence ATGACGAGCGCCACCAGCCGCCGCGGGCCGAACGAAGACGCCGACGTGATCGTCGTCGGTGCGGGTCCGGCCGGATCGACGGCTGCGACGTACCTGGCCCGGGCGGGCCTGGACGTGCTGCTGCTGGAGAAGAGCACGTTCCCCCGCGAGAAGGTCTGCGGCGACGGGATCACGCCGCGCGGTGTCAAGCAGCTCGTCGACCTGGGTGTTGACACTCGCGAGGAAGCGGGCTGGCTGCACAACCGCGGCCTGCGCGTGGTCGGGGGCGGCGTGACGGTCGAGCTGGACTGGCCGAGCCTCGCCGACTTCCCGCCCTACGGGGTGGTGCGGCCGCGCAACGACTTCGACGACCTGCTCGCCGGGTGCGCCAAGCAGGCGGGGGCCCGGATGGTGGAGAACACCACGGTCACCGGCGCGGTGACCGACGACCGGACCGGGCGCGTGGTCGGTGTCGAGGGCAAGAGCGGGCCGGAGCGGGAGCCGGTGACCTACCGCGCGCCGCTGGTGCTGGGCTGCGACGGGGTGTCGGCGCGGCTCGCGCTGTCGGTGGGCATCCAGAAGCGCGAGGACCGGCCGATGGGCGTGGCGGTGCGCCGCTACTACGACAGCCCCCGCACCAAGGACGACTTCCTGGAGTCGCACCTGGAGCTGTGGGACCGCTCGAACCCCGCCGAGCCGACGCTGCTGCCCGGCTACGGCTGGATCTTCGGCATGGGCGACGGGACCGTCAACGTCGGGCTCGGCATCCTTTCGACGTCCAAGGCGTACGGCAACACGGACTACCGGCAGCTGCTCCGGTCGTGGCTGGACGGCACGCCCGAGGAGTGGGGGTTCCGGGAGGAGAACGCCACCGGGCGGATCGGCGGCGCCGCGCTGCCCATGGGCTTCAACCGGGTGCCGCACTACCGCGACGGCCTGCTGCTGGTCGGGGACGCCGGCGGCATGGTCAACCCGTTCAACGGCGAGGGCATCGCCTACGCCATGGAGTCGGCCCGGCTGGCAGCCGAGTGCGTGGTGCACGCGATGGCCCGGCCCGCAGGGCACTCCAGGGAGCAGGCCCTGGGCCGCTACCCGCGGGTGGTGTCGCAGTCGATGGGCGGCTACTTCCGTATGGGCCACATCTTCACCAAGTTGATTGGCAATCCCACCGTGATGCGGATGGCCACCAAGCACGGTCTACCCAGGACCACGCTCATGCGTTTCGTGTTGAAGTTGCTGGCAAATCTCTACGACGCCAAGGACGGTGACGCCATGGACCGTGTGATCAGCGCCACTACTCGGCTCACCCCTAGCGCCTGA